The following DNA comes from Mycobacterium sp. MS1601.
ATACGGAGTGGGACGACAAGCCGTGGCGGGTGCCGGTGGCGTTCGTCATCGCGCAGGGCACAGCGACTGTCATCAACTTCGTGGTGCAGCGCGCGGTGATCTTCCGGCTCAAGTAGAGGCAGGTACCCTCGTCTCGATGTTTGTCACGAGCACGCGCCAGCTGAGCGGCTGGGGACGCACTGCGCCCTCGGTCGCCGAAGTGCTGTCGACCCCGGACGTCGAAGAGATCGCCAAGGCCGTCAGCCAGGCCGGACCGCGCGGCGTCATTGCCCGCGGACTGGGCCGCTCCTACGGCGACAACGCGCAGAACGGTGGGGGTGTCGTCATCGACATGCCCGCGCTGAACCGCATCCACTCGATCAGCGCCGACGACGCCACCGTCGATGTCGATGCCGGCGTCAACCTGGATCAGTTGATGAAAGCGGCCCTGCCGTTCGGGCTGTGGGTGCCGGTGCTGCCGGGAACGCGGCAGGTCACCATCGGCGGCGCCATCGCCTGCGACATCCACGGCAAGAACCACCACAGCGCGGGCAGCTTCGGCAACCACGTGCGCTCGATGGAACTGCTGACCGCCGACGGACAGATCCGCCATCTGACGCCGGACGGCGAAGACTCCGCACTGTTCTGGGCCACCGTCGGCGGCAACGGTCTGACCGGCATCATCCTGCGCGCCACCGTCGCGATGACGCCGACGGAGACGGCGTACTTCATCGCCGACGGCGACGTGACGGCCAGCCTGGACGAGACCATCGCGATCCACAGCGACGGCAGCGAAGCCAACTACACCTACTCCAGTGCCTGGTTCGACGCCATCAGCGCACCCCCGAAACTGGGCCGGGCGGCGATCTCGCGCGGGT
Coding sequences within:
- a CDS encoding FAD-binding oxidoreductase translates to MFVTSTRQLSGWGRTAPSVAEVLSTPDVEEIAKAVSQAGPRGVIARGLGRSYGDNAQNGGGVVIDMPALNRIHSISADDATVDVDAGVNLDQLMKAALPFGLWVPVLPGTRQVTIGGAIACDIHGKNHHSAGSFGNHVRSMELLTADGQIRHLTPDGEDSALFWATVGGNGLTGIILRATVAMTPTETAYFIADGDVTASLDETIAIHSDGSEANYTYSSAWFDAISAPPKLGRAAISRGSLAKLDQLPEKLQRNPLKFDAPQLLTLPDLFPNGLANKYTFGPIGELWYRKSGTYRNKVQNLTQFYHPLDMFGEWNRAYGPAGFLQYQFVVPTEAVDEFKAIIGDIQASGHYSFLNVFKLFGPGNQAPLSFPIPGWNVCVDFPIKAGLNEFVTELDRRVLEFGGRLYTAKDSRTTAETFHAMYPRIDEWIAVRRSVDPDGVFASDMARRLELL